In a genomic window of Wyeomyia smithii strain HCP4-BCI-WySm-NY-G18 chromosome 1, ASM2978416v1, whole genome shotgun sequence:
- the LOC129717938 gene encoding general odorant-binding protein 99a-like → MKLFVAVFALLAVAAADFTVQTTEDLHRYRNECVTALNVPEDHVTKFKKWQFPEDDTTQCYIKCIFNKMQLFDDTDGPLVDNLVQQLAHGRDADEIRAEILKCVDKNSDGNVCHWAFRGFKCFQQNNLSLIKASIKKD, encoded by the exons ATGAAGCTGTTTGTTGCCGTCTTTGCCCTGCTAGCTGTG GCTGCAGCTGATTTCACCGTCCAAACAACCGAAGATCTGCATCGCTACCGGAACGAATGCGTGACGGCACTGAACGTCCCGGAGGATCATGTGACCAAGTTCAAGAAGTGGCAGTTCCCCGAAGATGATACTACCCAGTGCTACATCAAGTGCATATTCAACAAGATGCAGCTGTTCGATGACACCGACGGACCGCTTGTGGACAATCTCGTACAACAGCTAGCCCATGGCCGGGATGCCGACGAAATCCGGGCCGAGATCCTCAAGTGCGTTGACAAGAACAGCGACGGAAACGTGTGCCATTGGGCATTCCGGGGATTCAAGTGTTTCCAGCAGAACAATTTGTCGCTGATTAAGGCCAGCATTAAGAAGGACTAA